A DNA window from Choristoneura fumiferana chromosome 24, NRCan_CFum_1, whole genome shotgun sequence contains the following coding sequences:
- the LOC141441960 gene encoding uncharacterized protein: protein MGKIYYVDVEALNLTYWNPKYYRDCNATAKRFGRNDPIHYIHIHGETLVPLGNNVLVDVFVHEFLSNEYRRSFVEMHYKLCDLLLRDNVFGQYINKDLPKTCPIPKGVYHLTNMSIPDLPLLKTFPFQKGRVFAHTTIKREAGTRERLLDGYVDVVIKQRWR from the exons ATGGGCAAG ATATACTATGTGGACGTAGAGGCCTTGAATTTGACGTATTGGAACCCGAAGTACTATAGGGATTGCAACGCTACAGCTAAGCGGTTCGGCCGCAACGATCCCATAcactacatacatatacatgGAGAAACCCTTGTGCCACTTGGCAACAACGTTTTA GTGGACGTCTTTGTACACGAGTTCCTGAGTAACGAGTACCGCCGCAGTTTTGTGGAGATGCATTACAAGCTGTGCGATCTGCTCCTCCGAGACAATGTCTTCGGCCAGTACATTAATAAAGACCTGCCTAAGACTTGTCCAATACCAAAG GGGGTATACCATCTGACGAACATGTCAATCCCAGATCTCCCGCTGCTGAAAACCTTCCCGTTCCAGAAAGGCCGTGTTTTCGCCCACACCACTATCAAGAGGGAAGCGGGCACACGCGAGCGCCTCCTCGATGGCTATGTGGATGTTGTCATCAAACAGCGCTGGCGATAA